The Aminithiophilus ramosus genome contains a region encoding:
- a CDS encoding AsmA family protein: protein MEKRQKRLVFLGSLAGAAIVALFALSRIDVVTDLIGRKVTEAVEEATGLRLDMGSVRGNPLAGFTLEGLALRDGEGRSLLAAERVGASIAFSSLFSGSPALDELSVEGVSGDVAAFLAALPPSEGPSPLEAFLDEIHDRGAVSFPLSRLTMRRVDLATPGGALHLASGKASFGERGLDVDVDVLFRELPVKGEVALDFSGKTVVADLDVAVGKGRIEGKGTVEPLLDVTADLKGFDLADLGRLWPDLAERGFAGTFATTLKARGAWSDPRLEGDLLFEGGRLSGIPFDVARTSWSYDVKSLSFPDVKARVAAIPLTGRMAFGLGQLPPDLDIGLSARDVAVADLVSTFPGLEGATGTIEAVTVTLGGRADSLKGKAFLRAPRFAYGGQTVTGLSVDALFGTDGRAKVSGGASWMGTALTVEGDVVYSPEIRFGLSLRAPEIDLSGLGALDEALAAQKPQGKASVTLKLQGNPSAYTVTGRAESARARLQGELFEGTKAEFSYAASGLDLKDFQSRWGQAALSASGKVTGLAGGKAHLALSGKVTNLDVASLVAFAPALGSVRPSGKVSLDWKADGPVASPTFAVTATSSRLDAEPAIRLEGVRASGSFSPGGKALLAAPLDVAVDKIGASGAVVEALSASVQMEGSRIRLSDLSARLGGGSLAASGTIDTAKAPQALDLKGTVKGVDLSKVLTKDLLPVVVAGRIDGDVSLSGTTEAPSFSVKASSPALTVADLAVTALAVEASGTPSTLTVSRAEATVGGAPFSAKADLSRVGEGYGGTFSAQASAVDVALLTAKLPGAEELAMAGKVDFSLSGSADGKVLSGRGDLSSSSLRVRGMEVSNLKVPLLLGGDSLKIDGARANVAGGEAKGSASVVLERGTWTAEASVKGADLKAVTRLFAEGKGSLSGPADLSFKGNGNVTFGTVLGSGVLSVGEGELEGFRSAELLAKLHGSPRIRYRSILANYTVDSSGLQLLPGTRALAQPDDALYRTLEAEGSVGFDKKLDLDVRGNVNVQALNAFLGGIEGLLTSGGQTPEALLKGLFQGVTGSASQRDFRNVTLDVGGTTEAPKVSNIRIEQPLEPKREEAPAQGKDVQAVPEKVQPTDPGQILQQQILQKILGN, encoded by the coding sequence GTGGAAAAGAGACAAAAACGCCTCGTTTTCCTCGGCTCTCTCGCGGGAGCCGCCATCGTGGCCCTTTTCGCCCTTTCCCGAATCGACGTGGTCACCGATCTGATCGGTCGCAAGGTCACGGAGGCCGTGGAGGAGGCGACGGGGCTGCGGCTCGACATGGGATCGGTGCGGGGAAATCCCCTGGCCGGTTTCACCCTCGAAGGGCTTGCCCTCCGCGATGGGGAGGGACGGTCCCTTCTTGCGGCGGAGAGGGTCGGCGCTTCGATCGCCTTCTCCTCTCTTTTCTCGGGTTCTCCCGCCCTGGACGAACTCTCCGTCGAGGGGGTCTCGGGCGATGTGGCCGCCTTTCTGGCCGCTCTGCCTCCCTCGGAGGGCCCCTCTCCCCTGGAGGCCTTTCTCGACGAGATTCACGACAGGGGGGCCGTCTCCTTTCCCCTCTCCAGGCTGACGATGCGCCGCGTCGATCTGGCCACGCCGGGGGGGGCTCTCCACCTCGCCTCGGGAAAGGCCTCCTTCGGGGAGAGGGGACTGGACGTCGATGTCGATGTCCTCTTCCGCGAGCTTCCCGTCAAGGGCGAGGTCGCCCTCGACTTTTCCGGGAAGACCGTCGTCGCCGATCTGGACGTCGCCGTGGGGAAGGGGCGCATCGAGGGGAAGGGGACCGTCGAGCCCCTTCTGGACGTGACGGCCGATCTCAAGGGCTTTGACCTGGCCGATCTGGGCCGACTCTGGCCCGACCTGGCCGAGCGCGGATTCGCCGGGACCTTCGCGACGACCCTGAAGGCCCGGGGAGCCTGGTCCGACCCCCGTCTGGAGGGGGATCTGCTTTTCGAGGGAGGCCGCCTTTCCGGAATCCCCTTCGACGTGGCCCGGACTTCGTGGAGCTATGACGTGAAGTCCCTGAGCTTTCCCGACGTGAAGGCCCGAGTGGCCGCCATCCCGCTGACGGGGCGGATGGCCTTCGGCCTCGGCCAGCTCCCTCCCGATCTGGATATCGGCCTTTCGGCCCGTGACGTGGCCGTCGCCGACCTGGTCTCGACCTTCCCGGGCCTCGAAGGCGCCACGGGGACGATCGAGGCCGTCACCGTCACCCTCGGCGGGCGGGCCGATTCCCTCAAGGGAAAGGCCTTCCTTCGGGCGCCCCGTTTCGCCTACGGAGGGCAGACCGTCACGGGCCTCTCCGTCGACGCCCTCTTCGGAACCGATGGCCGGGCGAAGGTGTCGGGCGGGGCCTCCTGGATGGGGACGGCCCTGACCGTCGAGGGCGATGTCGTCTACTCGCCCGAGATCCGCTTCGGCCTCTCCCTGCGGGCTCCCGAGATCGATCTTTCGGGCCTCGGCGCCCTCGACGAGGCCCTCGCGGCACAGAAGCCTCAGGGAAAGGCCTCGGTCACCCTGAAGCTTCAGGGGAACCCGTCGGCCTACACCGTGACGGGCAGGGCCGAGTCGGCCCGGGCCCGCCTCCAGGGCGAGCTCTTCGAGGGGACGAAGGCCGAGTTCTCCTACGCCGCTTCGGGGCTGGACCTGAAGGATTTTCAGTCCCGCTGGGGGCAGGCGGCCCTGTCGGCCTCGGGAAAGGTGACGGGCCTCGCCGGGGGCAAGGCCCACCTTGCCCTCTCGGGCAAGGTGACGAACCTCGACGTGGCCTCCCTCGTCGCCTTTGCCCCGGCCCTGGGATCGGTCCGCCCCTCGGGGAAGGTCTCCCTGGACTGGAAGGCCGACGGTCCCGTCGCCTCGCCCACCTTCGCCGTCACGGCGACCTCGTCCCGTCTCGACGCCGAGCCGGCGATCCGCCTCGAGGGGGTCCGGGCCTCGGGGAGTTTCAGTCCCGGAGGCAAGGCCCTCCTGGCCGCTCCCCTCGACGTCGCCGTCGATAAGATCGGCGCCTCGGGGGCCGTCGTCGAGGCCCTTTCCGCGTCGGTCCAGATGGAGGGCTCCCGTATCCGCCTCTCCGATCTCTCGGCCCGCCTCGGAGGGGGAAGCCTGGCGGCTTCGGGGACGATCGACACGGCCAAAGCCCCTCAGGCTCTGGACCTGAAGGGGACGGTGAAGGGCGTCGATCTCTCGAAGGTCCTGACGAAGGACCTCCTTCCCGTCGTCGTCGCCGGCAGGATCGACGGCGACGTCTCCCTCTCGGGGACGACGGAAGCGCCCTCCTTCTCCGTCAAGGCCTCATCGCCGGCTCTGACCGTGGCCGATCTGGCCGTGACGGCCCTGGCCGTCGAGGCGTCGGGGACGCCTTCGACCCTCACGGTCTCACGGGCGGAGGCCACGGTGGGCGGAGCCCCCTTCTCGGCCAAGGCCGATCTGTCCCGGGTCGGCGAGGGCTACGGCGGCACCTTCTCGGCCCAGGCCTCGGCCGTCGACGTGGCCCTGCTGACGGCGAAACTCCCCGGGGCCGAAGAGCTGGCCATGGCCGGCAAGGTCGACTTCTCCCTCTCGGGATCGGCCGACGGCAAGGTCCTCTCCGGCCGGGGAGACCTCTCGTCGTCGTCGCTGCGGGTCCGGGGCATGGAGGTCTCGAACCTCAAGGTCCCCCTCCTTCTCGGCGGGGATTCCCTGAAGATCGACGGGGCCCGGGCGAACGTCGCCGGCGGCGAGGCCAAGGGATCGGCGTCGGTGGTCCTGGAGCGCGGGACCTGGACGGCCGAGGCCTCCGTCAAGGGGGCGGACCTCAAGGCCGTCACGCGGCTTTTCGCCGAGGGGAAGGGCAGCCTCAGCGGTCCGGCCGACCTCTCCTTCAAGGGCAACGGCAACGTCACTTTCGGCACCGTCCTGGGCAGCGGCGTCCTCTCCGTCGGCGAGGGGGAGCTTGAGGGCTTCCGGTCGGCCGAGCTTCTGGCCAAGCTCCACGGCTCTCCCCGCATCCGCTACCGGTCGATCCTGGCCAACTACACCGTCGACAGCTCGGGGCTGCAGCTCCTTCCGGGAACGCGGGCCCTCGCTCAGCCCGACGACGCCCTCTACCGCACCCTCGAGGCGGAAGGCTCCGTCGGGTTCGACAAGAAACTCGACCTCGACGTGAGGGGCAACGTCAACGTCCAGGCTCTCAACGCCTTCCTCGGCGGCATCGAGGGCCTTCTGACCAGCGGTGGGCAGACGCCGGAGGCCCTCCTCAAGGGGCTTTTCCAGGGCGTCACCGGGAGCGCCTCCCAGCGGGACTTCCGCAACGTCACCCTCGACGTGGGGGGCACGACGGAGGCGCCCAAGGTCTCCAACATCAGGATCGAACAGCCTCTGGAGCCGAAAAGGGAGGAGGCCCCCGCCCAGGGCAAGGACGTCCAGGCCGTTCCGGAGAAGGTCCAACCCACCGATCCGGGCCAGATCCTTCAGCAGCAGATCCTCCAGAAGATTCTCGGCAACTGA
- a CDS encoding FAD-dependent oxidoreductase codes for MTRKRLIVVGGDAAGMSAASQMRRLDRDREIVVFERGPHTSYAACGIPYFVAGLIEKPDALIARTPETFRERYAIDARTLQEVTAIDVRGRTVQIEDRREGRAYAMDYDDLLIATGALPFVPDVPSIDAEGVFGVNTLESAIALRRFLENRQPRKAVVVGGGYIGLEMAEALNCHRGLSVALVERAPQVMGTLDPDMAALVGEAIRDVGITLRLGETLSAVETDDQGRVRAVVTDRGTVEADLVVLGLGVRPNTALAADAGLSLGVRGAIRVDDRMATPTEGIWTAGDCAETFHLVSRQPFHVALGTVANKMGRVAGINLAGGEARFPGVVGTAVSKICKYEVARTGLLEAEATKFGLDFTMATVKTRTRAGYYPGAGRIHVKLLAEKGTGRLLGGQIVGVEGAAKRIDVLAACLHGRMTVQNLVDMDLSYAPPFSPVWDPVQVAARALLKEV; via the coding sequence ATGACCAGAAAACGGCTGATCGTCGTCGGCGGCGACGCGGCGGGAATGAGCGCCGCATCTCAGATGAGACGCCTCGATCGGGACCGGGAGATCGTCGTCTTCGAGAGGGGCCCCCACACCTCCTACGCCGCCTGCGGCATCCCCTACTTCGTGGCCGGTCTCATCGAAAAGCCCGACGCGCTCATCGCCCGGACTCCCGAGACCTTCCGGGAGAGGTACGCCATCGACGCCCGTACCCTTCAGGAGGTGACGGCCATCGACGTCCGGGGCAGGACGGTCCAGATCGAAGACCGCCGCGAGGGACGGGCCTACGCCATGGACTACGACGACCTCCTCATCGCCACGGGGGCCCTCCCCTTCGTTCCCGACGTCCCCTCCATCGACGCCGAAGGCGTCTTCGGCGTCAACACCCTGGAGAGCGCCATCGCCCTCAGGCGGTTTCTCGAAAACAGGCAGCCGAGGAAGGCCGTCGTCGTCGGAGGAGGCTACATCGGCCTCGAGATGGCCGAGGCCCTCAACTGCCACAGGGGGCTGTCGGTGGCCCTCGTCGAGAGGGCGCCTCAGGTGATGGGCACCCTCGACCCCGACATGGCGGCCCTCGTCGGCGAGGCGATCCGGGACGTCGGCATCACCTTGCGTCTGGGCGAGACCCTCTCGGCCGTCGAGACCGACGATCAGGGACGGGTGCGGGCCGTCGTCACCGACAGGGGAACCGTCGAGGCCGACCTCGTCGTCCTCGGCCTGGGCGTGAGGCCCAACACGGCCCTGGCCGCCGATGCCGGCCTCTCCCTGGGCGTCAGAGGAGCCATCCGCGTCGACGACAGGATGGCCACGCCGACGGAGGGGATCTGGACCGCAGGCGACTGCGCCGAGACCTTCCATCTCGTGAGCCGCCAGCCCTTCCACGTCGCCCTCGGCACGGTGGCCAACAAGATGGGCCGCGTGGCCGGCATCAACCTCGCCGGAGGCGAGGCCCGTTTCCCCGGCGTCGTCGGCACGGCCGTGAGCAAGATCTGCAAGTACGAGGTGGCCCGCACGGGCCTCCTCGAGGCCGAGGCCACCAAGTTCGGCCTCGACTTCACCATGGCCACCGTCAAGACGCGGACCCGGGCCGGCTATTACCCCGGAGCGGGGAGAATCCACGTCAAGCTCCTGGCCGAGAAGGGGACGGGGCGCCTCCTGGGGGGCCAGATCGTCGGCGTCGAGGGGGCGGCCAAGCGGATCGACGTTCTCGCCGCCTGCCTACACGGCCGGATGACCGTCCAGAATCTCGTCGACATGGACCTCAGCTACGCCCCTCCCTTCTCTCCCGTCTGGGACCCCGTCCAGGTCGCCGCCCGGGCCCTGCTCAAGGAGGTCTGA
- a CDS encoding FadR/GntR family transcriptional regulator, with translation MNAKRKALAERILRLVREGQLVCDGKLPTERELVDILQESRQLVREAVIALEAWGFLEVRERQGIFVKAVDGADLTQGLDSLIAWPEDILPQAVEMRRIVEVPAAALAATRRSDEDVARLRACLDQLFRLSNAEGERDVEEGTHWNSLLHGTIVQAARNVLLLRVHEGLVGITERVIVPLRRRRIVEQPLLWSKRVFSQHQRIVEAIAGQNPEAAMAAMEEHLDGTSQGLREFDVTAFLRQIG, from the coding sequence GTGAATGCCAAGCGCAAGGCGCTGGCGGAGAGGATTCTCCGGCTGGTGCGGGAAGGGCAGCTGGTCTGCGACGGCAAGCTGCCGACGGAGCGGGAACTCGTCGATATCCTTCAGGAGAGCCGTCAGCTTGTCCGGGAGGCGGTCATCGCCCTGGAGGCCTGGGGGTTTCTGGAGGTTCGCGAGCGCCAGGGCATTTTCGTCAAGGCCGTCGACGGCGCCGACCTGACGCAGGGATTGGATTCTCTCATCGCCTGGCCCGAAGATATTCTCCCCCAGGCCGTGGAGATGCGCCGCATCGTCGAAGTTCCCGCCGCGGCTCTGGCGGCGACGCGACGGAGCGACGAGGATGTGGCCCGACTGCGCGCCTGTCTGGATCAGCTCTTCCGCCTCAGCAACGCCGAGGGGGAACGCGACGTGGAGGAGGGGACGCACTGGAACTCCCTCCTCCACGGGACGATCGTCCAGGCGGCCCGGAACGTCCTCCTCCTGCGCGTCCACGAGGGGCTCGTGGGCATAACGGAGCGCGTCATCGTCCCCCTCCGAAGGCGCCGCATCGTCGAACAGCCCCTGCTCTGGTCGAAGCGGGTCTTCTCCCAGCATCAGCGGATCGTCGAGGCCATTGCGGGACAGAATCCGGAGGCGGCCATGGCGGCCATGGAGGAGCACCTGGACGGGACGAGCCAGGGGCTCCGGGAGTTCGACGTTACGGCTTTCCTCCGTCAGATCGGCTGA
- a CDS encoding NAD(P)/FAD-dependent oxidoreductase, with translation MRKAYDVLIIGAGVIGCAIARELSRYRLRVAVVEKDLDVGLGTSSRNSGVLHAGFNYRPGTLQARLDVEGNALMSGLCRDLKVKIRRIGKLTVARDASEIGALEALREQGETNGVPGLEIVDPRSMEKIQPGIRGAAALWSPTSAIVCPYGLTTALADNAFRNGVHFHLGQEVVAIDREDPSPFQVSSRRGDRWEAKVLVNAAGLFADAVASMAGVGTYRLYPCRGEYYILDKRLGGSLSTLVYPAPRKNAPGLGIHLTPTVDGNILIGPSAEYVDAPEDYACTASVMARLQAEGRGLFPKLSTADFIGNFAGIRPKRTSPDEGGNRDFVIEDRLDVRGFINLVGIESPGLTSAPAIAAMVRGMIGRHLDLEENPSFTARREGLEGRFSELPPEERADLIASNGNYGEVICRCEQITRQEIIDAIGNPIGARTLVGIKYRSRAMMGRCQGGFCMPRIIRILKEEFGYDPKDFLLRGTASPLFVGSLRDGRVDR, from the coding sequence TTGAGAAAAGCCTACGACGTACTCATCATCGGGGCGGGCGTCATCGGCTGCGCCATCGCCCGGGAGCTGTCGCGCTACAGACTGCGCGTCGCCGTTGTGGAAAAAGATCTCGACGTGGGCCTCGGAACAAGTTCCCGCAACAGCGGCGTCCTCCACGCGGGCTTCAATTACAGGCCGGGAACGCTCCAGGCCCGCCTCGACGTCGAAGGAAACGCCCTCATGAGCGGTCTCTGCCGCGACTTGAAGGTGAAGATCCGACGGATCGGCAAGCTGACGGTGGCCCGCGATGCCTCGGAGATCGGGGCGCTGGAGGCCCTGAGGGAACAGGGCGAGACCAACGGCGTCCCGGGGCTGGAGATCGTCGATCCCCGCTCCATGGAAAAGATCCAGCCCGGAATCCGGGGCGCGGCGGCGCTCTGGTCGCCGACGAGCGCCATCGTCTGCCCCTACGGCCTGACGACGGCTCTGGCCGACAACGCCTTCCGCAACGGCGTCCATTTCCACCTGGGGCAGGAAGTGGTCGCCATCGACCGCGAGGACCCCTCTCCCTTTCAGGTTTCCTCGCGCCGCGGCGATCGATGGGAGGCGAAGGTTCTCGTCAACGCCGCCGGTCTCTTCGCCGACGCCGTCGCTTCCATGGCGGGCGTCGGGACCTACCGTCTCTATCCCTGCCGGGGAGAGTACTACATCCTCGACAAGCGTCTCGGCGGAAGCCTGTCGACGCTGGTCTATCCCGCTCCCCGGAAGAACGCCCCGGGGCTGGGGATTCACCTGACGCCCACCGTGGACGGGAACATCCTCATCGGCCCCAGCGCCGAGTACGTCGACGCCCCCGAGGATTACGCCTGCACCGCCTCCGTCATGGCCAGGCTCCAGGCCGAGGGGAGAGGCCTTTTCCCAAAGCTTTCGACGGCGGACTTCATCGGCAACTTCGCCGGCATCCGGCCCAAGCGGACCTCCCCCGACGAGGGGGGCAATCGCGACTTCGTCATCGAAGACCGCCTGGACGTCCGGGGCTTCATCAACCTCGTCGGCATCGAGAGCCCCGGCCTGACCAGCGCTCCGGCCATCGCCGCCATGGTGCGCGGAATGATCGGCCGCCATCTCGACCTCGAAGAAAATCCCTCCTTCACGGCCCGGCGGGAGGGTCTGGAGGGGCGTTTCAGCGAGCTTCCTCCGGAGGAGAGGGCCGATCTCATCGCCTCCAACGGCAACTACGGCGAGGTGATCTGCCGCTGCGAACAAATCACCCGGCAGGAGATCATCGACGCCATCGGCAACCCCATCGGCGCCCGCACCCTCGTGGGAATCAAATACCGGTCCCGAGCCATGATGGGACGCTGTCAGGGAGGGTTCTGCATGCCCCGCATCATCCGCATCCTGAAAGAGGAGTTCGGCTACGACCCGAAAGACTTCCTGCTCCGAGGGACGGCGTCGCCCCTTTTCGTCGGCTCCCTCCGCGACGGGAGGGTCGACCGATGA
- a CDS encoding NAD(P)/FAD-dependent oxidoreductase: MNVRKRDLVVIGGGPAGLAAAIAAKEAGCDDVLLVERDRILGGILNQCIHDGFGLHTFNEALSGPEYASRYIDRLRGLPIDVCEGTIVLNLSRDRRLQMSSRRGYEIVEAKAVVLAMGCRERPRGALSIPGTRPAGIFTAGAAQNLINMENVMVGRQACILGSGDIGLIMARRMTLEGARVEAVFEILPYSSGLPRNIRQCLDDYGIPLFLGTTVTQIHGRDRLEGISVAPVGPDRLPCGTERFVPCDTLLLSVGLIPENELSREARVPLDGRTNGAVVDDTFMTEVPGIFACGNVLHVHDLVDWVSLEASRAGAFAARYVAEGGPAGEATVEVRPGEGVRYTLPQKIGGRRDCCLSLRVTAPARNRSVAVREGERLVKSQRFARLHPAEMIRLDLRAADVEGCHRLEVTVE; the protein is encoded by the coding sequence ATGAACGTCCGGAAACGCGATCTCGTCGTCATCGGAGGGGGACCGGCGGGGTTGGCCGCGGCCATCGCCGCAAAAGAGGCCGGCTGCGACGACGTCCTTCTCGTCGAGCGGGACCGCATCCTGGGGGGCATCCTGAACCAGTGCATCCACGACGGCTTCGGCCTCCACACCTTCAACGAGGCCCTGTCGGGGCCCGAATACGCCTCCCGCTACATCGATCGCCTTCGCGGGCTCCCCATCGACGTCTGCGAGGGAACGATCGTCCTCAACCTCTCCAGGGATCGCCGTCTCCAGATGAGTTCCCGCCGCGGCTACGAGATCGTCGAGGCCAAGGCCGTCGTCCTGGCCATGGGATGCCGTGAGCGTCCGAGGGGAGCCCTCTCCATCCCGGGGACGCGGCCCGCCGGGATCTTCACGGCCGGGGCGGCCCAGAACCTGATCAACATGGAGAACGTCATGGTGGGGCGTCAGGCCTGCATCCTCGGCTCCGGCGACATCGGCCTGATCATGGCCCGGAGGATGACCCTTGAGGGAGCCCGGGTCGAAGCCGTCTTCGAGATCCTCCCCTATTCGAGCGGCCTGCCCCGCAACATCCGGCAGTGCCTCGACGATTACGGCATTCCCCTCTTCCTGGGCACCACGGTGACGCAGATTCACGGCCGAGACCGGCTCGAGGGGATCTCCGTCGCCCCTGTCGGCCCGGACCGCCTGCCCTGCGGGACGGAACGTTTCGTCCCCTGCGACACGCTTCTTCTCTCGGTGGGGCTCATCCCGGAAAACGAACTCTCCCGGGAGGCTCGAGTCCCCCTCGACGGCCGGACCAACGGAGCCGTCGTCGACGACACCTTCATGACGGAGGTCCCGGGGATCTTCGCCTGCGGCAACGTGCTCCACGTCCACGATCTCGTCGACTGGGTCTCCCTGGAGGCTTCCCGGGCCGGAGCCTTCGCGGCCCGCTACGTGGCCGAGGGAGGACCGGCAGGAGAGGCGACCGTCGAGGTCCGCCCCGGCGAGGGGGTGCGCTACACCCTCCCCCAGAAGATCGGCGGACGGAGGGACTGCTGCCTCTCGCTGCGCGTCACGGCTCCGGCCCGCAACCGTTCCGTCGCCGTCAGGGAGGGGGAGCGCCTCGTCAAGAGTCAGCGCTTCGCCCGTCTCCATCCGGCCGAGATGATCCGCCTCGATCTCAGGGCGGCCGACGTCGAAGGCTGCCACCGTCTGGAGGTAACCGTGGAATGA
- a CDS encoding DUF1667 domain-containing protein has product MSLREFVCVVCPNGCLLSLEISAEKPAKLLSLSGQGCPRGEIWARQEIENPLRTIASSVLVADGDFPLVSVRTDAPIPLASVPAVMAEIRRLSVEAPVRIGDVLLAGPAGTACNVIATRSVRRI; this is encoded by the coding sequence ATGAGCCTTCGCGAGTTCGTCTGCGTCGTCTGCCCCAACGGCTGTCTCCTTTCCCTGGAGATTTCCGCAGAAAAGCCCGCCAAGCTCCTCTCCCTTTCCGGTCAGGGCTGTCCGCGGGGGGAAATCTGGGCCCGCCAGGAGATCGAAAACCCCCTGCGCACCATCGCCAGCAGCGTCCTCGTCGCGGACGGCGATTTCCCCCTGGTCAGCGTGCGCACCGACGCCCCCATACCCCTGGCTTCCGTCCCGGCCGTCATGGCCGAGATCCGTCGCCTTTCCGTCGAGGCCCCGGTGAGGATCGGCGACGTGCTCCTCGCCGGTCCGGCGGGAACGGCGTGCAACGTCATCGCCACCCGCTCCGTCAGACGCATCTGA
- a CDS encoding MBL fold metallo-hydrolase, whose product MANSVDVLFSGFPGKAEQTYLGWSTVALVHTDEGPLLVDTGGHGARPFLVRALAERGLRCEDIGHVFLTHLHFDHCANLSLFPKALFYLSRAEWEHAWTGEDPCTLEGVLPPLKGEYAKRLVETDGEEILPGLRAYLTPGHTPGCLSLVGREGRQRWAVCGDSVKNRIELIREEVAMTRSPEASAESIRKVKKMADRVLPGHDCWLRIEEGAIVPEGGNDIEITLPEGMSMGGRRIITLSLD is encoded by the coding sequence ATGGCAAACAGCGTCGACGTCCTTTTTTCCGGCTTCCCCGGAAAGGCGGAGCAGACCTATCTGGGGTGGAGCACCGTCGCCCTCGTCCATACGGACGAGGGTCCCCTCCTCGTCGACACGGGAGGGCACGGGGCAAGGCCCTTCCTCGTCCGCGCCCTGGCGGAGCGGGGCCTGCGCTGCGAGGATATCGGCCACGTCTTCCTGACCCACCTTCACTTCGACCACTGCGCCAACCTATCCCTTTTCCCCAAGGCCCTCTTCTATCTGAGTCGGGCCGAGTGGGAACATGCCTGGACGGGAGAGGACCCCTGCACGCTCGAGGGGGTCTTGCCCCCCCTGAAAGGGGAATACGCCAAAAGGCTCGTCGAAACCGACGGCGAGGAGATTCTGCCCGGCCTTCGGGCCTACCTCACTCCGGGCCACACTCCGGGATGCCTCTCCCTGGTGGGCCGCGAGGGCCGTCAAAGGTGGGCCGTCTGCGGAGACAGCGTCAAGAACCGCATCGAGTTGATCCGTGAGGAGGTGGCCATGACCCGATCGCCCGAGGCGAGCGCGGAAAGCATCAGGAAGGTCAAGAAGATGGCCGACAGGGTTCTTCCCGGCCACGACTGCTGGTTGCGGATCGAAGAGGGGGCGATCGTCCCGGAAGGAGGAAACGACATCGAGATAACGTTGCCGGAGGGCATGTCGATGGGAGGCAGACGGATCATAACCCTGTCGTTGGATTGA
- a CDS encoding sodium/proline symporter has protein sequence MNGIAFGLVGYFVIIVAISYASTRLRPIENQSDYIIGKGFGSVVTGLACASTLASGYAFIGLVALGYHMGFLALYQAILAPLFDFLCWRFVAPKVKALSSKHRSLTAVDLLASLRGDPTHLIRILSGITVALFMFAYLGSNIIAAGKAAGALKIDYTTAILGSSVLVILYVMFGGVTAAYWAEAFQGLIMVCMCLFMPVAAIVHIGGLGAFFTKLHQIDPLLVSWSGGRAGWPLFAALWLWLGVALGFLGQPQGLQKFVAIESAGKIKGAALIAVTFNTMRQYFPLILGLCCRILFPSLQDAELSTPTFISSFFPNFMGGLMLAAVFAAIMSTNSSLLLQGTAELSVNVLRKGFFRNIPKSERFYKLFSQICTLIFGAVALLLAMMKVDSVFSLNLLAWAGLAASFGPGLILAIYWKKTTHQGILAGIVTGTLSAFLWYHGGKPLLGLHQGTASFFIASAVVIAVSLVTYREEVRAL, from the coding sequence GTGAACGGAATCGCCTTCGGGCTTGTCGGCTATTTCGTCATCATCGTCGCGATCAGCTATGCCTCGACGCGGCTTCGGCCCATCGAGAATCAGAGCGACTACATCATCGGCAAGGGCTTCGGAAGCGTCGTCACGGGGCTGGCCTGCGCCTCGACCCTGGCCAGCGGCTATGCCTTCATCGGCCTCGTCGCCCTGGGCTACCACATGGGGTTCCTCGCCCTCTACCAGGCCATCCTGGCCCCCCTTTTCGACTTTCTCTGCTGGCGCTTCGTGGCTCCCAAGGTCAAGGCCTTATCTTCCAAACACCGTTCTCTTACGGCCGTCGACCTCCTGGCCTCCCTCCGCGGAGACCCGACCCATCTGATCCGCATCCTCAGCGGCATTACCGTCGCCCTCTTCATGTTCGCCTACCTGGGCTCCAACATCATCGCCGCGGGGAAGGCGGCCGGAGCCCTGAAAATCGACTACACGACGGCCATCCTGGGCTCTTCGGTCCTCGTCATCCTCTACGTCATGTTCGGAGGCGTCACCGCCGCCTACTGGGCCGAGGCCTTCCAGGGACTCATCATGGTCTGCATGTGCCTTTTCATGCCCGTCGCCGCCATCGTCCACATCGGCGGCCTCGGGGCATTCTTCACGAAGCTGCACCAGATCGACCCCCTCCTCGTCTCCTGGTCGGGAGGTCGGGCCGGCTGGCCCCTTTTCGCCGCCCTCTGGCTCTGGCTCGGCGTCGCCCTGGGCTTTCTGGGACAGCCTCAGGGGCTGCAGAAATTCGTGGCCATCGAGTCGGCCGGCAAAATCAAAGGGGCCGCCCTGATCGCCGTGACCTTCAACACCATGCGCCAGTATTTCCCCCTCATCCTGGGCCTCTGCTGCAGGATTCTCTTCCCCTCCCTCCAGGACGCCGAACTCTCCACGCCGACTTTCATCAGCTCTTTTTTCCCCAACTTCATGGGCGGCCTCATGCTGGCCGCCGTCTTCGCCGCCATCATGTCGACGAATTCCTCTCTTCTGTTGCAGGGAACGGCCGAACTCTCCGTCAACGTCCTGAGAAAGGGCTTTTTCCGCAACATCCCGAAGAGCGAGAGGTTCTACAAGCTCTTCAGCCAGATCTGCACCCTGATTTTCGGCGCCGTCGCCCTTCTTCTGGCCATGATGAAAGTCGATTCCGTCTTCAGCCTCAACCTTCTGGCCTGGGCCGGCCTGGCCGCCTCTTTCGGCCCGGGGCTCATCCTGGCCATCTACTGGAAGAAGACGACGCACCAGGGCATCCTGGCCGGCATCGTCACCGGAACGCTCTCGGCCTTCCTGTGGTACCACGGGGGGAAACCCCTCCTGGGACTCCATCAGGGAACGGCCTCCTTTTTCATCGCCTCGGCCGTGGTGATCGCCGTCAGCCTCGTCACCTACAGGGAAGAGGTCCGCGCCCTCTGA